CACAGTCGAGTAAGCAGGCCCTCACCACCGTCGATTACGGTTGTGGCTGATGTTGCTATTATTTAAAGCTATTGGAGTCTTGAAAGATACTACTCCCTTAGTTTCAAATTGAAGTTCGTTTGATTCTTTTTACTCCAAATTTAACCACtagtcttattcaaaaatttatatgaaatatcacttttttttgttgtgaGTTGTTTTATTAATACAAGATCTTCAAGAATGATTTAAATTTGACaatatttgcacaaattttaGTGGTCAAACTTAAGTTAGAAAAGTCAAAAGAACTACAATTTGGAAAGGAGGTAGTAGTAGCTACGCGCTTTCCTTTGCTGATTTCAGTAGATGGAGATACATGTTGAACTGTATATATAATGCAGTGTTCCTAGTATTGTgatattcctttttttttcgaaaaatcgTGATAGCGATTTGCATGTTACCAGTGGCTAGGTTGCaactggtgaagaagaaggggaataAAACCACACTTTTGCAAATACACATGAGGTTAATTATTTCTTCACTTATTGCATTATTAATTGTCCAGGTCGATGAGATAAAGAAAGAGATCGATGAAATAGTCGATCCTATACTGGACAAGGTCGCCAAGAAGTAACCTTAGAGAGAGGCAGAGCTCAAAGAGAGGACAGGAGTGGAAGACGTCGTCAGGCAGCTGTTCGTTCATCCCCTGTTTGTCTCGTGTTCTCGTTCCACTGTTTGTAGCCATGTGCTTGCACGGTCACCGACTTTCCACGAACCACGGGATGGCAAATTCGTTCGCCACTACAGTGCCACAATTTTAATCTTCTGGAAAGGAATGAAATTTGGTGTTCTTGGCCTGTCGTGAACCCCCCTCggctccctcctctccctttttcttttaactCTTTTAACTCTGCAATTTTACGCCCTCATTTTTGAAGAAACTGAGCTATCGTTTGCTTCTTGTTAACTCAGTTGGTTGAAGTCACATTAAACAAAATTAGAAATTAAAAAAAGATGTTCAGAGCAATTGTTAAAGATAGAACTACCCCTAACCTTATCCACGCCCAACACGTTTTCTCCCTCCTGTCCTGTGTGAGCCCTAGTGGGGCGCGCCAATGGCTACAGCGAGTGGCAACGAGGCGGCTGCCAACCGCGCCGGTGTGAGAGGCGATATGAGCTTTCAATTTTCGCGTAGCTGGAGCCAAGATCCATCATCTCCGCGCGGTGGATTGAGGCTTTAATTCTTTGACGGGAGACGACGAGAGAGAAATAAAACGTGTGGCTGGACCCGCGTGTAATAAATAcatgaaaagaaaatggagcaCCCATCTTGTCTTAATGGAAATGGGTAAGCCTCGTGTCGGAAAAAAAATACACGCAGGGTCCAGCCCCTAGCGGGGAAAACAGGCTCGATGCCAATTATCTGATGTGAGGATGTAATTATTTACCGTCTTCAATCCTATGATGTGAAGGGTGCAAGTTTGCTCATATTTTTCTCTATGTTTTTTGTTGATAGAGTTTTGATGTGCACCAAATTGCTGCCCAAACATGACATGTCAAAATAGGGCTAAAAACACAACTAACTCATAAAAATAGAGGCAAATCTGCACGAGCAAACTAGTCTTTTCTACAACAATTGACACCGTTATGTCCTCTTAAAGGAAAGGGTGCGAACTCGGTCTTTGCTTCGAAACAAAAGAGAAGGTGGTAGATCATAGAGTCGAAAAAAATTAGGATAGATTCACTATTAGCCTTCAAAGCAAGGGCAAGAAGGAAAAGGGCTATTGGGAAGAAAGAAATGCCGTTCCTTCTTTTCCATTGATGTATCATGTTCCATACGGCCGAAGAACCCATGGAGACGCCAAGGTGCAGCAGCAGGCTGCTCGGATCTTTCCGTCCCCCGTCCCCAGTCCAACTGACGCGCGTTCAAACGGAAGCCAGAGCTCGCGCCATgagcaagagcaagagcaagcaACGTCGCGGCCCTGAtgatccgcgccgccgtcccacGATCCGCACCACACATGGGTCTGCTGCGAGTAAGagcatcgccatcgccatcgccgtcgccatcgccatcgccgccgaagCAGGTCACGCAGCGCACAGCGGCAGCCGGGCGCAGCGCGAGTCCTACCGGCACGTGCGTGCGTGATGACTGCGTACGATCTGATACCGCACGAGAGGACCACGGACAGCGCGAGGGGCCCCTAGCTAGTTAGTGTTCGTCAGGCCGGCCTACCCCGTTGCCGCGACCACGAGAGTCACGCGCCCTCCAATTACAGGCGGCTACATAAAGCTGGCGCAGAGCCAGGATTTCATGCCAAAGTTTTAGAAGAAAGCAGCAGAAGCATACCACACTGCCCCACGAGCAATAAGCTTGCCTGGCATTCAGAAGAGAGCAGTAGCTCCGGCGACGCAGAGGAAACCTGTACGTAATCTTTTAGACCCTCCCATGGCCGCGCTCAGTTCCTCTGCTCCTTACAAACCGGCGATCGCCACATCGGCTCCTCGACGACGGGGAGGCCTTGCTGGCTTAACGATGATGAGCTCTTCAGGCATGAACAGCGCCCGTTTCCCGCCGATCAAAGGATCAGCTACACGGTAAGCACATCTTTGTCTCTTCAGACTTATCGTCTTGATCATTAATTGGATCAGTTTCTAGCTAGCGTGCGGGCCTCAGTCGGCATGTGCTGGTTCCATTCAGCtacagtttcttttttttttcttccaaaaaagGCTACAAAGGCGCTGTGTATCTGTATCAGTTTCGCCTGTTTCTCGTTTCAGAATTTCTGCGGCTGATCCTGGATGTACTCCCGTCCCAGCTCCGTCAGGCGGAAACCTCCCCATTCCCGGCATTCCTCCATGGTGAGGGAAGATCGGTTAGTTCAGGTGTTCTGGGTCTGCTTCATGATCAACAGTCTTCTCACTTCCGAAACCCCTCTGCTTCTCAGGGCCCAGTGGTTGGTTGGTGCAATCGTGTTCGCAGTTCCCCTTTACAGACAGTTCAGAGCAATGGAAGGTATATACCCGAGATCATACTCATACATATTCAGTGCCTTTTGGAATCATCTCGACAGCATGAGTTGATTTTTATTGTTGCAATTTTAATCTGCTGGTGATAGATAAGCTAGAGAAGACATAGATAAGCTAGAGAAGACGGCGGAGGTGGCGATCGAGGTGATCGACAAGGTGGCCGAGGAGACGGAGAAGATCGCCGACGAGGATGCCGACGCGTTCCCCGGCAATGAAACGCTCAAGAAGGCAGCAGCGAATATCAAGGCGGTCGCGGATGAGATCGAGGAAGATGCCGATAAAGCTGAGGCCCTGATCGAGAAGGTTAGTTTAACTGCGCAATTTATTGCTGAGTGATGAGTATGTTTGGCTTCGATTACGGCCGCTACTTTTCTTAAGGAACAGGGTAAGGGATCTGTTGATTATACTGAAAATAGAATAATCAACGGAAACAAACAACTAAACTGCTACAATAAGAGCATCTCCTGCATTCCCCGCTAATTAAATTTTTCAATGGTTATTGGAAGAGTTGTTTCTGCAGCTCCCCAATAATCTCATGCATACCAAGCCAACTACCATATTTGGAGACATTCAACTCTCTCTTTATTTGAGGAGAGTTGGGATGGATTATTAGTTGGATACGGCTCCGTAATATAATCTATCCATTTTTTTTAGAGAACACGTTAAGGTGTTTGTATGCATGTGAGAGATAGAGAGTAAAGAAAATTGATGAAGGATCTCAGCacacaataaaaaaaaatcGTAGTTTCAAAACCGAGCATCCAAATCAAAATCCAGTGACACAGTTGCGCTCGTTTCAATAAGAGCTTTAAAACAAGATCCCACATCACTATATTTTAAAGTTATTTTTTTCCATGTGAGAGATTGGTTTTTAGGTATTCTAATTTGCTTATGAATTTTGCAAAAGTTGTTTATCGCTTGACAAAATATTGCTTGACTCGTCTGAGTTTAGATAAGTGGAGATTGATGTTGATATTTAGATgatgtgattagaggatgacgCAAACAATTATGCCGGGGTAGGTGAGTGTTTATTGCATAATCAGTGATACAGACCTTTAGCAAGTCAATTGATCATTTTTACCGATttattttggtatttttttaATCTACATAAGAAATGTatgtttcttcaaaaaaatattgttgaaaCATATGCAAGTAGCTCTTGTTTAGAAGGTCTTTTCGAGATAAATATTTTGTGTAAATAGAATTTGAAATTCATGGCCGGTTCAAGttctacaatttttttaaattttaaaattgctTTCATGTACTGCCGATGCAAAAATACCATGTGGTGTGTCTCGAGAACTTAACGTGTAAGATAATCATGCAAAGGGTGCATATGTACTGATAAGATTACAGACGGCTGTAGTGAAGTTATTACCTCATCTTACTAATTATTATTGGAAATGGTGGACCATAATTTTAACCCAAACTCTTCCTGTATGGTAGTTGGATTGGAGAATGCGGATCCACTGAAGATACGCTAAGCCAATActttcaccgtgttcggctggtgtgGAGGGGGCTGCTcttggcggcagcagcagcaagcagcaagcCGAACGGCAACAGCAGCCTGCAACAGACGGAAGCAGCCCAGTAGcaaccagccgaacacggtgattaACATCGAACAACTTAAATAACAATATATGTCACACAATAATGTCTTGTCATTACTAAACATCTTTGTCCAATACCAATCTACAATCCCAAACCATGGATAGCCGGTTGACACGTTGACACACTGTACA
This sequence is a window from Panicum virgatum strain AP13 chromosome 7K, P.virgatum_v5, whole genome shotgun sequence. Protein-coding genes within it:
- the LOC120641181 gene encoding uncharacterized protein LOC120641181 isoform X3, translating into MAALSSSAPYKPAIATSAPRRRGGLAGLTMMSSSGMNSARFPPIKGSATRISAADPGCTPVPAPSGGNLPIPGIPPWAQWLVGAIVFAVPLYRQFRAMEDKLEKTAEVAIEVIDKVAEETEKIADEDADAFPGNETLKKAAANIKAVADEIEEDADKAEALIEKVDEINKEMDSIVDSIIDKDKKK
- the LOC120641181 gene encoding uncharacterized protein LOC120641181 isoform X4, which gives rise to MYSRPSSVRRKPPHSRHSSMVREDRAQWLVGAIVFAVPLYRQFRAMEDKLEKTAEVAIEVIDKVAEETEKIADEDADAFPGNETLKKAAANIKAVADEIEEDADKAEALIEKVDEINKEMDSIVDSIIDKDKKK